The Equus caballus isolate H_3958 breed thoroughbred chromosome 19, TB-T2T, whole genome shotgun sequence DNA window gcccactgcccactggaacgtcagctgcgtgagggcagcgagcggtgcagtctcctcttttcattgccctccctggcacacaggaggtgctcccagaacatctgaccagtgagggaacaacggacattgtctcccgcccatgcttcccagggccctcctcttgcctccaactttccctcctgggccaagtgctgcctgattcaccaggtgtcccatgagggtcatgctcccctgccccgtatctcgaccagggaggggcttatgtggccccggagcactccctgagccccctgagcaggagctgagcacccgctggggagcttctagcagatgagtgagcgggacgctgcaggcaactgccctccaagtgtggacgctgggcgccctcctagggattccaaagcccactcactttttgagttggtctaggggtccgccgtcctcatcgccataggcaaggacacaaccgtatctagaagacacaggaggacgtcgcatggactggactggggatcaggcctgcgtgagaagcctagcggcgctgtctcactcccaaggagaatggagccctggagggcatggctgtcgcctgctctgcgcccgggattctggtcagtgcctagaaaactttctgcacctagtggggacctctgtgtgtgcgtgatgaaggaaggagctccaaccggcccctcactcctgcttgagtgggtcgggggcctcggctcagcccagggatcgctgctctggcttcacccaggtcagagacctagaagagctctgccatctccttttccaaagggaagacaacaactcagtgaaggccacgggcacgctgagggacgaggcggaggcttcgccttaggcaagaggaatatcctcaatgagcacaaccacagcccctccgctccagtcgaccctcccagagggttaggcttctcgagaagcctttgcaggcagcacctgcctgagtccctacaatctcccctggaggctgatcctctcttcagcccgccttgcaaggagcaaaccgaggctcggggaggtgccgtgacatccccagcctcacagctagtaggtggctgaatgcccacagtgctgcggaggggcacggcacgcacctttgaaacagaagctccagcacctgtcgtgtggtggcaaaacctctatacgtgcacaggaagctgtggacgtaggcggtgtcgccctccaggaaggcgggcaccaggtgctccactcgcttctgccgcgttccagcctggacggtccaccccaggcgggacgctttgctcttcgctggggatcgattttcagcctggggtcagacagaggggctgcttgccatcagaggccgcaccgcgggccccaggagtgccggggactggaggtcgcaccgaatgcccaagcccgcggtgacttgtggccggaagtgggcatcattgcccagggcaagggaagaattctcgggattccaagtaggatgtgaggtggagaaggattaaacctcttggtctcctaggtctttgtgctggcagaggagtgacagcccctccctggatgaagagcatcaaccctggggtggctgaccaactgcccattcgagacaggagaacacagaggcttttcgtgggctgggagggatgaggacgggaggacaggcagggtgatcagggcggtgctgtggaaatggcaacagaaggtgcgggttcagtgaagggctgagtcactgggctaatgggtctcccttctggaaagttgggcagcctgctgaggcccgacgccctgacctcgagaggccacgtggacgtgttcctctggacagcaaaggcagaggaccagaaagaaccctgtgagccccatgtcctgttgggcaaaaagcatgcctatccatcaggatgctgcgtccgactgggagaaggtggggaaggattgccaggccacatggacacgtgaggatgggagttcaaacaggaaaatctctacagaacgcaaaaggactcttgaacgcccgtgagctgatgggctagaaatgtctctgctctgctacacctctgtggacagggccgtctcctctggccaagacgggggctgggcccgcagggcaaggtcgggggaagagatggggattcagattcctttgggagcagggctccaggcaggagccccggggctgtctcagggccttcgaagacctggggtcctcagtgctgtcttggggccctggggcttgggtctccccagcacctgaactcaccctgagccggccctggcctcgcttggcagcgtggggcaccttcccttcctgcagggtggtggagtcgagggcgtcgtggctcagctgctggcccatctcctgagtgacgctctggaaagacagtgcccggcagccaggcggcaagcctcagagacccgactggctgtctttgctggctctcacacctctgtgactctctccactctggacacacataccccgccccacggtccacacagacctccaccgaggagggaaacacacggcagcctgagggcctggaatgaggaggcagcttaggggtcccctttcagtcctgccagccctgtcctggcttgggaacgtgacgggaaaagcaggttattgccagcccaccaacattctgcggccaagggcagatcctgcccacacatccctctggcccccacactcacgaggacgggatgagggctgccctgggagggctcggggagctggtctggcctcgattgggctgctctaggcttcctcatgttacctgagaggacctcctgccaaaggtccagcggtggggggcgtgggagctgagccagcgtccacaacgtctccaaaggttctccctgcgggctttctgggaaccagagccctggtcaggtgggagaaagcaggagaacatgtttctctatcaagagtctccagccaagtgagctggctttgcgcacgtggctgcctagttgcgggggttccaagtctgttggggtctgttgtcaaggaagtgacctcatttcctgcagtgcccttacctgagtgcccccctcagataccacccatgcaaacagtcctctggccatggccttgctcaccccccttctccatgcgacgtcgtaggcgtacccaggaacaccaacacacccgtctcacaggctccctagagggtctgggtgcggccgaggtcccagctttgagactcacgcagaaacaagtcctcttccttacctcttctggatcctgcataagccgttgtgtctctcagggcctgtcggcctcctgtctgcacactggggaggaccggagcgtggacttgctagacatgtcctctggcgtgtgtcctaccttagaggacgatacctctcaaactgcaggcgggtgtcacttgcaggcaatgcctcccacctcgtgtttcttcctcttgccacttgccctgtgtctgcttctcttcggatcccaccctagagtccatccttgcatccaaggtcaatgtgtgtgtgtgtgtgtgtgtgtgtgtgtgtttgtgtgtgtgtgcatgcgcgtgtgtgtgtgtgtttgtgtgcgtccgcgtgttgtgtgctcaggttgtggaggccaagaagaaaacagctcccacaaaagggagggattggcaagagcttctcaaggtctcatggttcctaatttcagaagccaagcctccgcgtggggtcccagtcttgccctagaaggtcagaacacacacttacccattggactcaccctgtcgagggccattccctacccctctaggggcctcagtttcccaatgttccagtgagagattcaattcaggactgcataggcctgagctcagcagaaaagtggccgccactgcctccaccgtgggtgtgatgtgggcagggctacaatccagggtgccccggacctgggctcctcctcaaacaagaactgaccaaatgcccgtgtacactgccgaatactccccctcacccccatgccatctccagatctgtatgcacttccaccaacacagccttctccagaggcccctgggaatgcctgtgtgcagccagagccccagccttgaggacgcagagctggcttcctccctggctccgccttcttcctcatctgggattctgggcaaggcattgaagttctggggtcttctccttctcccgtcactggccacctgggatcaggacttcctggtctagacctcctgctgtaatcccctcctcttgagtgtggactgactggagcgattccacagaggacggcaaagcgatgccgtgtcactactgagatttggatgtggtcagtggtccctgagaacgcgcaaggggataggtgtgactactcacagcccactgtggggcatcaggtaccaggaaggaacagccccaggctccttcccgcaccacaccctcacacacccacacacccacaccgccctcacacacaaacacacacacactcacacacacacacacacgcccccgcaccggagctcaatgaagagctctgaaaagctggccaccccttgttctgggcagttgtttcttggtagaacgagggcatcgtttcttatgactcatctttaagtcattcttttaccaaattaacattaattatctatctcaaacgttaaaactttggggaatatattttactccacgatacgcttcttataaacgccagtgtttcatatgcgatgagaatatttttgaaatttgcacattttgaaaacgttaccatggcccatccaggaaagcgaaagatttgaaaggggtctccctggccccgacatttccctcgctgtttccagctctggtgtcacacctccaaggggtccccatccccaggaagtgaaaagagggaatagcggggcatcctctttgagacagaat harbors:
- the LOC138918910 gene encoding ral guanine nucleotide dissociation stimulator-like translates to MFSCFLPPDQGSGSQKARRENLWRRCGRWLSSHAPHRWTFGRRSSQSVTQEMGQQLSHDALDSTTLQEGKVPHAAKRGQGRLRAENRSPAKSKASRLGWTVQAGTRQKRVEHLVPAFLEGDTAYVHSFLCTYRGFATTRQVLELLFQRYGCVLAYGDEDGGPLDQLKKAISFILGAWLRWYPEDFIQPPDVPSLELLLAYIGLNMPGSELEHRARVLLSRLEQPEHTDAKTEAAAPPKDAEDPEDPAPSLPLGPSPAPSRTGILRATAGSRPSASTGSIPATTLSS